A window of the Desulforapulum autotrophicum HRM2 genome harbors these coding sequences:
- a CDS encoding branched-chain amino acid ABC transporter substrate-binding protein, with translation MILSKKKWESKSGRKNRFRAYCQISLLFLVVIGAILAAIPRQASAEDTVTIAIAGPMVGNSFSVGIQYNVGVTAAVQTLPGRLLLGKKVSIITYDDKCSIPVAEKVAQDLVLKPPAVVIGHSCSMATIEAAPIYAHHNVLQITPASTNPKITEMGIETIFRMIGRDDVQGEVAAERISIYHADKKVGIFYFPGGYSEGLARTAINALGKKGIKPVYAGIGIASASSYAENIQDIIDAGVEILYLIGGGLDSGVFMRQGSQMDAPFHVIGSDTLVSKVFIETAGLAGEGIPFTFPPEAAELSTSKVAVAAIKQLGQEPAGYTLLAYAATETWIEGVRRAKSFDANLVASAIRQAPIETILGRISFDTKGDINTTYPAFSWYVWEKGKRVSLD, from the coding sequence ATGATCTTGTCAAAGAAAAAGTGGGAAAGTAAATCTGGCCGAAAGAATCGTTTTCGGGCTTATTGTCAGATTTCTCTGCTTTTTCTTGTAGTTATAGGTGCTATTTTAGCAGCAATTCCCCGACAGGCGAGTGCAGAAGACACGGTCACAATTGCTATTGCCGGCCCCATGGTCGGTAATAGTTTCTCAGTTGGAATTCAATACAACGTGGGTGTAACTGCAGCCGTCCAGACCCTGCCTGGTAGATTATTGCTGGGGAAAAAGGTAAGTATTATAACCTACGATGACAAATGCAGTATTCCGGTTGCTGAGAAGGTCGCCCAGGATTTAGTCCTGAAACCTCCGGCAGTGGTCATCGGCCATTCGTGTTCCATGGCGACGATTGAAGCTGCACCTATCTATGCGCACCACAATGTGCTGCAAATAACGCCGGCATCCACCAACCCCAAAATTACTGAGATGGGAATCGAAACAATTTTCCGAATGATTGGCAGGGATGATGTCCAGGGCGAAGTCGCTGCTGAACGAATCTCTATATACCACGCCGACAAAAAGGTCGGTATTTTTTACTTTCCTGGCGGTTATTCGGAGGGGCTTGCCCGAACTGCCATCAATGCCCTGGGAAAAAAGGGTATTAAACCAGTCTATGCAGGTATTGGAATTGCTTCTGCATCATCCTATGCAGAAAACATCCAAGACATTATTGATGCAGGAGTCGAAATTCTCTACCTGATAGGAGGAGGACTCGATAGCGGTGTGTTCATGCGCCAGGGAAGCCAAATGGATGCGCCGTTCCATGTCATCGGCAGTGATACTTTAGTTTCAAAGGTTTTTATAGAAACTGCAGGTTTAGCGGGTGAGGGAATTCCATTTACCTTTCCTCCTGAAGCTGCAGAGTTGTCTACTTCAAAGGTGGCTGTGGCTGCAATAAAACAATTGGGGCAGGAACCGGCCGGTTATACCCTGCTCGCCTATGCGGCCACCGAAACCTGGATTGAAGGTGTCCGGAGGGCTAAGTCCTTTGACGCGAACTTAGTGGCCTCAGCTATTCGCCAGGCGCCGATTGAAACGATCCTGGGCCGGATTTCCTTTGACACAAAGGGGGATATAAATACAACCTATCCGGCTTTTTCCTGGTATGTCTGGGAAAAGGGTAAACGTGTTTCACTGGATTAA